In Phalacrocorax carbo unplaced genomic scaffold, bPhaCar2.1 SCAFFOLD_163, whole genome shotgun sequence, a single genomic region encodes these proteins:
- the CTU1 gene encoding cytoplasmic tRNA 2-thiolation protein 1 — MRRSLRAGGGGSGARRIRRTLIGRRAVPAMPSPRCRRCPLPASLRRPRTGEALCRRCFLAAFEDEAHLALTGRKRRPPSRGDADEGQTSPPAAPKPGDTLAVAASGGKDSAVLAHLLARLEARHGDGYGLVLLSVDEGIAGYREAALGAVRRARGALPLLVLSHRELFGWSVDDVAERLGAAGGSRCTFCGVLRRQALERGARLLGVDWIATGHNADDIAETVLMNFLRGDVARLRRAATGGTGGAPGGTGAVPRCKPLRHAYEKEIVLYARFRGLDYVTAECVHAPRAFRGHARALLKDLEATRATTVAALGHSGRRLAVGAEVATKALGACGRCGFAASQALCKACVLLASLERGLPRLGLGKRAGQLAAGAGPRAAGAGGGQDGGRWGCSCGGGGRKDGGHQDGGHQGGGREDGGRRDCSCGAGGHQDGGRGAGGHWDGGHQDCSCRADGHQDGGRWDGGHQDGGRGAGGHWDGGHQDCSCRADGRGAGGRKDGGHQDGGRGVCSCRAGGCGAGSQDAGGHGACSCRAGGHGAGGYGAGSQDAGGHGACSCRAGGHKGTWGSERGGTGGAGRCGAGDPGKAGLERGGGRGYGGGWAEQGVGGAEGEGAEVEVVGRGGRTVRRRVVGLGQVRGALNIWDF, encoded by the exons ATGCGCCGCTCCCTCAGAGCCGGCGGGGGCGGGTCCGGCGCGCGGCGGATCCGGCGCACTCTGATTGGCCGCCGGGCG gTGCCAGCCATGCCCtccccccgctgccgccgctgccccctccccgcctccctccGTCGCCCCCGCACGGGCGAAGCCCTTTGCCGCCGCTGCTTCCTGGCCGCCTTCGAAGACGAAGCCCACCTGGCCCTGacggggaggaagaggaggccgCCGAGCCGGGGGGACGCCGACGAAGGCCAAAcctctccccccgccgccccgaaACCCGGCGACACTTTAGCCGTGGCGGCGTCGGGGGGCAAAGACTCCGCCGTCCTCGCCCACCTCCTGGCCCGGCTGGAAGCGCGGCACGGCGACGGTTACGGCCTCGTCCTCCTCTCGGTGGACGAAGGCATCGCCGGGTACCGGGAGGCGGCGCTGGGCGCCGTGCGACGCgcccgcggggccctgcccctcctcgtCCTCTCCCACCGCGAGCTCTTCGGCTGGAGCGTGGACGACGTGGCGGagcggctcggagccgccggCGGCAGCCGCTGCACTTTCTGCGGCGTTTTGCGCAGGCAGGCCCTGGAGAGGGGGGCCAGGCTGCTGGGGGTCGACTGGATCGCCACCG GTCACAACGCCGATGACATCGCCGAGACCGTCCTGATGAACTTCCTGCGCGGGGACGTCGCCCGCCTGCGGCGCGCGGCcacggggggcactgggggggccccggggggcactgg GGCGGTGCCCCGCTGCAAGCCGCTGCGCCACGCGTACGAGAAGGAGATCGTCCTGTACGCCCGCTTCCGCGGGCTCGACTACGTGACGGCCGAGTGCGTCCACGCCCCCCGCGCCTTCCGCGGCCACGCCCGCGCCCTCCTCAAGGATTTAGAAGCCACCCGGGCGACGACGGTGGCCGCCCTGGGCCACTCGGGGCGGAGGCTGGCGGTGGGCGCCGAGGTGGCCACCAAGGCGCTGGGGGCGTGCGGGAGGTGCGGCTTCGCCGCCAGCCAGGCGCTGTGCAAGGCCTGCGTCCTGCTGGCCTCGCTGGAGAGGGGGCTACCGCGCCTCGGGCTGGGCAAGCGGGCGGGGCAGCtggccgcgggggcggggccgcgggccgcgggggcggggggtggtcAAGATGGTGGTCGTTGGGGTTGTAGCTGTGGGGGTGGTGGCCGCAAAGATGGCGGCCACCAAGACGGTGGCCATCAAGGTGGTGGCCGCGAAGATGGTGGCCGCCGGGATTGTAGTTGTGGGGCTGGTGGCCACCAAGATGGTGGCCGTGGGGCTGGTGGCCATTGGGATGGTGGCCATCAGGATTGTAGTTGTAGGGCTGATGGCCACCAAGATGGTGGTCGTTGGGATgggggccaccaagatggtgGCCGTGGGGCTGGTGGCCATTGGGATGGTGGCCATCAGGATTGTAGTTGTAGGGCTGATGGCCGTGGGGCTGGTGGCCGCAAAGATGGTGGCCATCAAGATGGTGGGCGTGGGGTTTGTAGCTGTAGGGCTGGTGGCTGTGGGGCTGGTAGCCAAGATGCTGGTGGCCATGGGGCCTGTAGCTGTAGGGCTGGTGGCCATGGGGCCGGTGGCTATGGGGCTGGTAGCCAAGATGCTGGTGGCCATGGGGCCTGTAGCTGTAGGGCCGgtggccacaagggcacgtgGGGGTCAGAGAGAGGTGGGACTGGTGGGGcagggcgctgtggggcgggTGACCCCGGGAAGGCGGGGCTGGAACGAGGCGGGGGGCGTGGTTACGGTGGGGGGTGGGCGGAGCAAGGGGTGGGCGGGGCCGAGGGGGAGGGGGCggaggtggaggtggtgggCAGAGGGGGTCGGACGGTGCGGCGGCGGGTGGTGGGGCTCGGCCAGGTGCGGGGAGCCCTCAACATCTGGGACTTCtag